One window from the genome of Kaistella carnis encodes:
- the bioB gene encoding biotin synthase BioB, whose translation MNHSRKWTRDEVVSLYNKPLMDLLFEAASVHRKYHDPNKVQVSTLVSIKTGGCPEDCGYCPQAARYHTDVNAKELMGVEEVIAKGLEAKASGSSRICMGAAWRNIKDGPEFDQVLEMVRSLNKLDIEVCCTLGMITENQAHRLSEAGLYAYNHNIDSSEEYYEEIISTRGYKDRLQTIKNVRKTNITVCSGGIIGMGESIENRADMLITLASMTPHPESAPINALVPVKGTPIGEMELVTSWEMVRMVATARILLPETQVRLSAGRTNMSREGQALYFFAGANSIFAGDQLLTTPNPDINEDVKMFEALGLVPQQPFEKHAQRQTVEAENAQFHALGEKPKWSRPDHKIQRNLEAQTKRK comes from the coding sequence ATGAACCACTCCAGAAAATGGACTCGAGATGAAGTCGTCTCTCTATACAACAAACCGTTGATGGATCTGCTTTTTGAAGCAGCGTCCGTTCACAGAAAATACCACGATCCAAACAAAGTACAGGTTTCAACCTTGGTTTCCATCAAAACTGGTGGTTGCCCGGAGGATTGTGGGTATTGTCCACAAGCGGCAAGATATCATACCGATGTTAATGCAAAAGAATTAATGGGTGTAGAAGAAGTAATTGCCAAGGGACTTGAAGCAAAAGCTTCCGGAAGTTCGAGGATTTGTATGGGCGCCGCGTGGCGAAATATAAAAGACGGACCGGAATTCGATCAGGTTTTAGAAATGGTGCGTTCCCTTAATAAACTCGATATTGAAGTTTGCTGTACGCTTGGTATGATCACCGAAAATCAGGCACACCGACTTTCGGAGGCAGGACTTTACGCTTACAATCACAATATCGATTCTTCCGAAGAATATTATGAAGAAATTATTTCGACCAGAGGTTATAAAGATCGGCTTCAAACCATTAAGAATGTACGAAAAACCAATATCACCGTTTGTAGTGGTGGAATTATTGGCATGGGCGAAAGCATCGAAAACCGTGCGGATATGTTGATTACACTGGCTTCCATGACACCTCATCCCGAATCTGCCCCCATCAATGCTTTGGTTCCTGTAAAAGGAACACCTATTGGGGAAATGGAATTGGTCACCTCCTGGGAAATGGTGCGAATGGTTGCTACGGCCAGAATATTATTGCCGGAAACCCAAGTTCGTTTGTCTGCTGGAAGAACAAATATGAGTCGGGAAGGGCAAGCTTTGTACTTTTTTGCCGGAGCCAATTCCATATTTGCGGGCGATCAGTTGCTCACTACTCCGAATCCTGATATCAATGAAGATGTGAAAATGTTTGAAGCGCTGGGATTGGTTCCGCAACAGCCTTTTGAGAAACATGCGCAGCGACAAACAGTGGAAGCTGAAAATGCACAGTTTCATGCTTTAGGCGAAAAGCCGAAATGGTCCAGACCCGATCATAAGATTCAAAGAAATCTTGAGGCGCAAACTAAAAGAAAATAG
- a CDS encoding BCCT family transporter, whose translation MIGSFTEGLGNYINNFFNLTFSTHVYDKEALPWFYDWTILYWAWWISWSPYVGLFIAKISKGRTIREFIVAVLVIPSLFNFIWMTVFGNSAIWFDMNIGKGALSAVAGNPDALMFQFLEYFPFSTVASFITILIVIIFFVTSADSGIFVMNSIATKNAAKSPKWQTVLWGTLLAVLALLLLNAGGLKALQSMTLITALPFSIIMLLFIVSLLKALSIDQSYYERNFSKATVPWSGRLWKERLKLIVATKDRKSIDLFINTTVKEAFLELQAEFAENGITANINQIKSSKIEIEIKYDVINNFIYGVETSAKNVSNFLVDEENLPEVVKNGAFYPRAYFGDTRESYDIQYFTKNELISDVLKHYDRFLDIVSEERNEMFISTDSHDKTN comes from the coding sequence TTGATCGGTAGTTTTACAGAAGGCCTCGGTAATTATATCAATAATTTTTTCAATTTGACTTTCAGTACACACGTTTATGATAAAGAAGCTTTACCCTGGTTTTATGACTGGACTATCCTTTACTGGGCATGGTGGATTTCATGGTCGCCTTATGTTGGGCTGTTTATAGCTAAAATTTCTAAAGGCAGAACGATCCGGGAATTCATTGTTGCCGTGTTGGTGATTCCTTCTTTGTTTAATTTTATTTGGATGACCGTATTTGGAAACAGTGCCATTTGGTTTGATATGAACATTGGCAAAGGTGCTTTAAGCGCCGTCGCCGGTAATCCGGATGCGCTCATGTTTCAATTTTTAGAATACTTTCCCTTCTCTACCGTTGCGAGTTTCATTACCATTCTTATCGTGATCATCTTTTTTGTGACCTCAGCTGATTCCGGAATATTTGTAATGAACAGTATTGCGACAAAAAATGCAGCAAAATCTCCGAAGTGGCAGACCGTTTTATGGGGAACTTTGTTGGCGGTACTTGCTTTACTTTTACTGAATGCAGGTGGCTTAAAAGCCTTACAAAGCATGACACTTATTACGGCTTTACCATTTTCAATCATTATGCTGCTCTTTATTGTAAGTTTACTTAAAGCGCTAAGCATCGACCAGTCCTATTACGAACGCAACTTTTCGAAAGCCACCGTTCCATGGTCCGGAAGATTGTGGAAAGAAAGGCTAAAACTCATCGTTGCTACAAAAGACCGTAAATCCATCGATCTTTTCATCAACACTACTGTGAAAGAAGCCTTTCTGGAGTTACAGGCAGAATTTGCAGAAAATGGAATTACCGCGAACATCAATCAAATAAAATCTTCAAAAATTGAAATTGAGATCAAGTATGATGTCATCAATAATTTTATCTATGGAGTTGAAACCAGTGCAAAAAATGTTTCCAATTTTTTAGTTGACGAAGAAAATCTTCCTGAAGTTGTAAAAAATGGCGCCTTTTACCCACGAGCTTATTTTGGGGATACCAGAGAAAGTTATGACATTCAGTATTTCACTAAAAATGAATTAATCTCCGATGTCTTAAAACATTATGATCGGTTTTTAGATATTGTATCTGAAGAAAGAAACGAAATGTTTATCAGTACAGATTCTCATGATAAAACAAATTAA
- a CDS encoding antibiotic biosynthesis monooxygenase, producing the protein MKKVITRMWHGRVKKDDALNYKKYVEETGLKNYREVKGNLSAKILLRYEDEICHILTVTEWDSYESIKKFAGKDFRKARYYPEDEKYLLDFEEFVTHYETYIEES; encoded by the coding sequence ATGAAAAAAGTAATTACGAGAATGTGGCACGGACGGGTAAAGAAAGACGATGCCCTCAATTATAAAAAATATGTAGAGGAAACAGGCCTTAAAAATTACCGTGAAGTAAAGGGGAATCTGTCTGCAAAAATTCTCCTGCGCTATGAAGATGAAATTTGCCATATCTTAACGGTTACAGAATGGGATTCCTATGAGAGCATAAAAAAGTTTGCGGGGAAAGATTTTCGAAAAGCCCGATATTACCCGGAAGATGAAAAATATCTACTGGATTTTGAAGAATTTGTAACCCATTATGAAACCTATATTGAGGAAAGCTAG
- a CDS encoding PIG-L deacetylase family protein, producing the protein MDQIKIENIPVAPEHCVMGLGTTLIVAPHADDESLACGGVISLLRKYNQTVYILLLSDGTLSHPNSVEYPAEKLRNLRENELLTAARALDVPVENIIFCRYKDRQVPGLQNPHFDQALSNMNKIIEIIGPQSIFVPWRKDPHPDHIAAYELIDNAATNGAKIYEYAVWLNAIASAADFPSLNEIIPFKLDISSVLTKKQNAISAHQSQISDLITDDPEGFKLSPEMLAHFNQPYELFYISK; encoded by the coding sequence ATGGATCAAATTAAAATAGAAAATATTCCTGTAGCCCCGGAACATTGTGTTATGGGTTTAGGCACCACATTAATTGTAGCACCGCATGCTGATGATGAAAGTCTTGCTTGTGGCGGAGTTATTTCTTTATTAAGAAAGTATAACCAAACCGTCTATATTCTTTTATTAAGCGATGGAACTCTTTCGCATCCGAACAGTGTAGAATATCCGGCGGAAAAACTAAGAAATCTTCGGGAAAATGAATTGCTGACGGCCGCCCGCGCCTTAGATGTTCCTGTTGAAAATATTATATTTTGCAGATATAAAGATCGCCAAGTTCCTGGACTTCAAAATCCGCATTTTGATCAGGCCCTTTCCAATATGAATAAAATAATTGAAATCATTGGTCCTCAAAGTATTTTTGTGCCGTGGCGAAAAGATCCACATCCGGATCATATTGCCGCTTATGAATTAATTGATAACGCAGCAACAAACGGTGCCAAAATTTATGAATATGCGGTTTGGCTTAATGCAATAGCATCTGCTGCAGATTTCCCTTCATTAAATGAAATCATTCCATTTAAACTGGATATTTCCAGTGTATTAACTAAAAAGCAGAATGCCATTTCCGCTCATCAATCCCAGATCTCGGATTTGATCACAGACGATCCGGAAGGATTTAAATTATCTCCCGAAATGTTAGCTCATTTTAATCAACCCTACGAACTATTTTATATTTCAAAATAA
- a CDS encoding dipeptidyl-peptidase 3 family protein, translating to MTSESTPQEQSVKNDGNSIDRFADIEVLKYQVPGWSDLTLKEKEYVYYLSQAGYAGREIIWDQNYKHNLTIRRALENIYQNYSGNKDTEDWRNFEIYLKRVWFANGIHHHYSNEKMKPTFSKAYFEQLLKASNTKLDAQIADILFNNVDTKKVNLDLSKGLLQGSAVNFYGDGVTSDEAEKFYAQMKSPDAERPLSTGLNSKLVKENGKLTERVWKSGGMYGPAIDQVINWLEKAKSVAENQKQANALALLIQYYKTGDLKKWDDYNTAWVSATDGNIDYINGFIEVYNDPLGHKGSYESVVQIKDFDMSRKMEVVSREAQWFEDHSPLLPQHKKKNVVGVSYKTVNVASEAGDSSPSTPIGINLPNADWIRAEHGSKSVSLGNIIDAYNNAGGSGRLKEFVNDDEELRLAEKYGELSSKLHTALHEVVGHASGQINPGVGTPKETLKSYASTMEEGRADLVGLYFLYDPKLQELGLVDNWKDMGKAAYDNYIRNGLMMQLVRLEPGAEIEESHMRNRQWVSAWVFAKGKKDNVIEKVVRNGKTYFNITDYDKLHDLFGQLLRETQRIKSEGDYNAAKNLVENYGVKVDQAIHKEVLARNAQFKETLSRKVCKLKSLRLEFFIT from the coding sequence ATGACGTCTGAATCGACTCCACAAGAACAAAGTGTAAAGAATGATGGAAACAGCATCGATCGTTTTGCCGACATCGAAGTCCTGAAATACCAAGTGCCGGGCTGGAGTGATTTAACTTTAAAAGAAAAAGAATATGTCTATTATCTGAGTCAGGCTGGCTATGCAGGCCGCGAAATCATCTGGGATCAGAATTATAAACACAACCTGACAATCCGCCGTGCATTGGAAAATATTTACCAGAATTACAGCGGTAATAAGGACACCGAAGACTGGCGAAATTTCGAGATCTACCTGAAACGGGTTTGGTTTGCCAACGGCATCCACCACCACTACTCCAACGAGAAGATGAAGCCCACTTTTTCGAAAGCATATTTTGAGCAGCTTTTAAAGGCAAGCAATACCAAACTTGACGCCCAGATCGCTGATATCCTCTTTAATAATGTAGACACCAAAAAGGTGAACCTGGATCTGAGCAAAGGCTTACTTCAAGGTTCCGCCGTCAACTTTTATGGAGACGGTGTCACTTCGGATGAAGCTGAAAAGTTTTATGCCCAAATGAAGAGCCCGGATGCAGAACGTCCTTTATCCACCGGCTTAAATTCTAAGTTGGTTAAAGAAAACGGCAAGCTCACTGAAAGAGTCTGGAAGAGCGGTGGTATGTACGGTCCAGCGATTGACCAGGTGATTAATTGGTTAGAAAAAGCCAAAAGCGTTGCCGAAAATCAAAAACAGGCAAATGCTTTAGCCTTGCTTATTCAATATTATAAAACCGGCGATCTGAAAAAGTGGGATGATTATAACACCGCTTGGGTGAGCGCTACCGACGGAAACATAGACTACATTAACGGCTTCATCGAAGTGTACAACGATCCTTTGGGACACAAAGGTTCCTATGAAAGTGTTGTTCAGATCAAAGATTTTGACATGTCGCGAAAAATGGAAGTAGTCTCCCGCGAAGCACAATGGTTTGAAGACCACTCCCCACTTCTGCCGCAACACAAAAAGAAGAATGTGGTGGGTGTGAGTTATAAAACGGTCAACGTTGCCTCCGAAGCCGGCGACTCCTCACCGAGCACGCCTATTGGTATTAATCTGCCAAATGCAGACTGGATCCGCGCGGAGCACGGTTCAAAATCAGTTTCACTCGGGAATATTATCGATGCCTATAACAATGCGGGCGGTTCGGGTCGATTAAAAGAATTCGTCAATGATGACGAAGAGCTTCGTCTGGCTGAAAAATATGGCGAGCTTTCCAGCAAGCTGCACACGGCACTTCATGAAGTGGTAGGTCATGCTTCGGGACAAATTAATCCGGGTGTGGGAACGCCGAAAGAAACCTTGAAAAGCTATGCCTCTACCATGGAAGAAGGCCGCGCAGATCTGGTAGGACTTTATTTTCTTTATGATCCCAAATTGCAGGAATTAGGTTTGGTAGACAACTGGAAAGACATGGGTAAAGCAGCTTATGACAATTATATCCGTAATGGCTTGATGATGCAACTTGTGCGTTTGGAACCGGGGGCCGAGATTGAAGAATCACACATGCGGAACCGCCAATGGGTCAGTGCGTGGGTTTTTGCGAAAGGTAAAAAAGACAATGTGATTGAGAAAGTGGTACGCAACGGCAAAACCTATTTCAACATTACCGATTACGATAAGCTCCATGACTTATTTGGTCAGCTCCTGCGCGAAACACAACGCATTAAGTCGGAAGGCGATTATAACGCCGCAAAAAACCTGGTCGAAAATTATGGCGTAAAAGTCGATCAGGCGATTCACAAAGAAGTGCTGGCACGTAATGCTCAGTTTAAAGAGACACTGTCCCGCAAAGTGTGTAAGTTGAAAAGTTTAAGACTTGAGTTTTTTATAACTTGA
- a CDS encoding helix-turn-helix domain-containing protein has translation MSTYQVNSIPLKDVIISLAKSFGVKYQNRCGEYFLSIPKHIGEGQIRGINFENGLGLIIYKAIFKEDTRLEFTLDEIHPVKFVYTLHGSISHEFANENIKHSIEEFRCAIVASERNNGHIIEFKKNILHEVVSVEIDRKTFGVKENCELAGWNSELKNVITDVEGVSQFYHVDSCGIYYKNILQNIDDYKELLIAHQLNLQAMTLEMFVQQVVQFDDDRLTAEERSILRIQELKRVEEAGNHIKENINGDLSVKNISRITGLNPNKLQTGFKYLYSTTLNEYVTNSRLEQAKILLQNKEYNVNAVVAAVGLESSSYFSKIFKKKYGITPKQYKNVEF, from the coding sequence ATGTCTACTTACCAGGTTAATTCTATTCCCCTAAAAGACGTCATTATCAGTTTGGCGAAGTCCTTCGGTGTAAAATACCAAAACCGCTGCGGTGAATATTTCTTATCAATTCCCAAACACATTGGAGAAGGCCAAATCCGAGGTATCAATTTTGAAAATGGTCTGGGATTAATTATTTATAAAGCAATTTTTAAGGAAGACACGCGCCTGGAATTTACTTTAGATGAAATTCATCCCGTAAAATTTGTTTATACGCTACACGGTTCTATTTCACATGAATTTGCAAACGAAAATATAAAACATTCCATTGAAGAATTTCGGTGTGCCATTGTAGCCAGCGAACGAAATAATGGTCATATCATCGAATTTAAAAAAAATATCCTGCACGAAGTGGTAAGTGTAGAGATTGATCGAAAAACTTTTGGGGTAAAGGAAAACTGTGAACTTGCAGGCTGGAATTCCGAACTTAAAAATGTAATTACCGATGTGGAAGGGGTTAGCCAGTTTTATCATGTAGACAGTTGTGGAATCTATTACAAAAATATTTTACAGAATATCGATGATTATAAAGAACTGCTCATTGCGCATCAACTGAATCTACAGGCGATGACTTTAGAAATGTTTGTTCAGCAGGTTGTTCAGTTTGATGACGATCGGTTAACAGCGGAAGAAAGATCTATTCTTAGAATTCAGGAATTGAAGCGCGTGGAAGAGGCCGGAAATCATATCAAAGAAAACATCAACGGTGATTTATCCGTAAAAAATATTTCGCGTATCACCGGTTTAAACCCGAACAAATTACAGACTGGCTTTAAGTATTTATATTCTACGACCCTGAATGAATATGTAACGAACAGCCGCCTCGAACAGGCAAAAATCCTCCTGCAAAATAAAGAATATAATGTAAACGCGGTTGTTGCCGCAGTTGGTTTGGAAAGCAGCAGTTATTTTTCTAAAATTTTTAAGAAAAAATATGGCATTACGCCTAAACAATATAAAAATGTTGAATTTTGA
- a CDS encoding IS256 family transposase → MIDKEELLNNKDFYKSFKSGEDLTSFFKTMHKRAVEHMLEAELDDHLDTEKHQKTKDGNYRNGHQTKKIKTSFGEDEIKVPRDRESTFEPALVPKRHNIIEGLENVIISFYAKGMSVSDIEDQIKEMYDFDVSTSTISRITNAVSSEIVAWQNRPLEDLYLIVWMDGIVFKVRENSKVINKTIYLAVGLRRDGRKEVLGMWLGKNESSSFWMSVLTDIKARGVEDILITATDNLNGFTQTIRSVFPQSQTQICVVHQIRNACKYVVWKDRKAFTYDMKQIYNAPTKQAAEAALNDFAEKWESKYSYAIKSWRDNWDELTVFFEFPVEIRKIIYTTNLIENLNGKIRKYTKNKMSFPTDDAVLKSVFLALREATKKWTMPIRDWGIVLNQFMLIFEERLKL, encoded by the coding sequence ATGATCGACAAAGAAGAATTATTAAACAACAAGGATTTCTACAAATCCTTCAAGAGTGGAGAAGATTTAACCTCTTTCTTCAAAACAATGCACAAACGAGCCGTAGAACATATGCTCGAAGCCGAATTAGATGACCATCTGGATACCGAGAAACATCAAAAAACAAAAGACGGAAATTATCGCAATGGCCATCAAACCAAGAAGATAAAAACCTCTTTTGGCGAAGATGAAATTAAAGTTCCGCGGGATAGGGAAAGTACTTTTGAGCCAGCCTTAGTTCCCAAAAGGCATAATATTATTGAAGGTTTGGAAAATGTTATCATCTCATTTTATGCCAAAGGAATGAGTGTAAGTGATATTGAAGATCAGATCAAGGAAATGTATGATTTTGATGTTTCAACATCCACAATATCCAGGATTACCAATGCGGTTTCCAGTGAGATTGTCGCTTGGCAAAATCGGCCACTAGAGGATTTATACCTCATTGTTTGGATGGATGGAATTGTTTTTAAAGTCCGTGAGAACTCAAAAGTTATCAACAAAACCATTTATCTTGCCGTTGGTTTAAGACGGGATGGAAGAAAAGAAGTTCTGGGAATGTGGCTTGGAAAAAACGAAAGTTCCAGTTTTTGGATGAGCGTTTTAACTGACATAAAAGCACGTGGCGTAGAAGATATACTAATCACTGCAACGGATAATCTCAATGGATTTACCCAAACTATTCGCAGTGTTTTCCCACAATCTCAAACTCAGATCTGCGTGGTGCATCAGATTAGAAATGCTTGTAAATACGTAGTTTGGAAGGACAGAAAAGCCTTTACTTACGACATGAAACAGATTTACAACGCTCCCACCAAGCAAGCCGCAGAAGCCGCCTTAAATGATTTTGCAGAAAAATGGGAATCTAAATATTCGTATGCCATCAAATCCTGGAGAGATAATTGGGATGAATTAACGGTATTTTTCGAATTTCCGGTGGAAATCCGTAAAATCATTTACACCACCAATTTAATAGAAAATCTCAACGGAAAAATAAGAAAATATACTAAAAATAAAATGTCTTTTCCTACTGATGATGCGGTTTTAAAGTCAGTTTTCCTTGCCTTAAGAGAAGCAACAAAAAAATGGACAATGCCGATTCGAGATTGGGGAATCGTATTAAATCAATTTATGCTTATATTTGAAGAAAGGCTCAAGTTATAA
- a CDS encoding acyl-CoA dehydrogenase family protein — MIDQISSEYSDLIEAVKKSIPLALTEASETDSPNLFPEKTLQCLKNSNIFTACISTDFGGRDLGLKEGSNQALLTILKLIGSGNLMVGRIIEGHFNAQFLIGRYGTFDQKKRFAKDSFDGKLFGVWNTQAEDGVSLKFEKGRYQLNGSKTFATGTDYVFRPIVTASSQKKGSWQMCIVDLDEVSLQKDYTWWNPMGMKATRSYKVTFNNIPLPHNNLLGLDGNYYEQPYFSGGSVRFSAVQLGAAEILLSETILYLQKLKRTEDLFQKMRIGQMRILVNSGNQWLKAAAESMDVFTAVPSAENSNLFLDQSNMVRIAIDEICTEIMMLCQKCIGARGLNKPHHFERIIRDLNTYIRQPAPDHTLLEIGKFALGETPPVKNSFIKNIKKWIKLK; from the coding sequence TTGATCGACCAAATATCTTCTGAATATTCTGATTTAATAGAGGCTGTAAAAAAAAGCATTCCTCTTGCTTTAACAGAAGCATCGGAAACCGATTCACCCAATTTGTTTCCTGAAAAAACTTTGCAGTGTCTTAAAAATTCAAATATTTTCACAGCCTGTATTTCCACCGATTTTGGCGGCAGAGATTTAGGATTAAAAGAAGGCTCTAATCAGGCTTTGCTAACTATTTTAAAATTGATTGGGTCCGGAAATTTAATGGTCGGCAGAATTATCGAAGGTCATTTCAATGCCCAATTCCTTATTGGTCGATACGGCACTTTCGACCAGAAGAAAAGATTTGCAAAAGACAGCTTCGATGGAAAATTATTTGGAGTCTGGAACACGCAGGCTGAAGATGGAGTCTCCCTGAAGTTTGAGAAAGGGCGTTACCAATTAAATGGTTCTAAAACTTTTGCTACAGGCACAGATTACGTTTTCCGGCCAATCGTTACCGCGTCCTCGCAAAAAAAAGGGTCATGGCAGATGTGCATCGTTGATCTGGATGAAGTTTCTTTACAAAAAGATTATACTTGGTGGAATCCAATGGGAATGAAAGCCACGCGAAGTTATAAAGTAACTTTCAACAATATTCCCCTTCCTCACAATAATTTATTAGGCCTTGATGGAAATTACTATGAACAGCCTTACTTCAGCGGCGGTTCAGTTCGTTTTTCAGCAGTTCAGCTGGGCGCAGCGGAAATTCTTCTCTCGGAAACGATACTTTATCTGCAAAAATTAAAAAGAACGGAAGATCTTTTTCAAAAAATGAGAATTGGACAAATGCGGATTCTTGTCAATTCAGGAAATCAATGGCTAAAAGCTGCAGCGGAGTCCATGGACGTTTTTACAGCCGTACCTTCGGCGGAAAATTCCAACTTATTTCTGGATCAGAGTAATATGGTAAGAATTGCCATTGATGAAATCTGTACAGAAATAATGATGCTTTGCCAAAAATGTATTGGCGCACGCGGCCTGAATAAACCTCATCATTTCGAAAGAATTATACGGGATTTGAATACTTATATACGTCAACCTGCACCGGATCACACTTTATTAGAAATCGGAAAATTTGCTCTGGGCGAAACCCCACCGGTAAAAAATTCATTTATAAAAAACATCAAAAAATGGATCAAATTAAAATAG